The nucleotide window caaaagaaagaaagctGGCTCACGACTTCCATTGGTTTCTGGCCTGGCTGAGTGTGAAACGGTCAGGCAGCTGGATACTGTAGTCCGCGTCAATATTGCCACCTAGGCTTGAGAAGCTATCGTTTACCTCCAATCATCGACATCGCCCCTTGATGTCGTTTTCTCGAAAGGTCAACGCTCGTCGGTATCCCTGAGTCGCTGTCTTGGTCGACAAATGGGGCTTCGTTAGTAAGAATCTTGCTCTGCATGCTCCACAGTCAGGACGTCGTATGAAGAGCCAACCGGGTGCTCGCCAAGTTGTTGCCACAGAGCAGAAATGTCGCCAGTATGATAATATCTTCGTCTCTTGGACAATCCACAACGTGCTCGGAGTCACCGTGTGGCGATACTGCGCCACCGTCCGACAAACCAATTAGATACGAGGTCGAGAAGTGACTAGAACTTCCGAAGACCGAAACGCAGAAAAAGGGGCAGACAGATTCGTAATCAGATCTATCAAGGCCTCACTCCATATGACATTTTGCTGGAGTGGTCTACAGTATTAGGGTGAACTGTGATGCTTCAGCCGCATTGAGCCCGAGTACCAGGCACCCGGTAACTCGCCGGGGTGGTGAGAGTAAGCGCCGAATGCATGGCAATTGTAGTCACAGGGCGTGGGCTGACAAGCTGACTTCTGACACACTGCCGGACGAGCAATTGAACATCGGTCCGAATCTCGGTAGTCTGGAGAACTCTACGAGTCACCGAAAACGGCGGCACAACATCCGTGAGTCAAGAAGAACAGCATGGAAGCTCGGAGATACAGAAGTAAGCCCGAAAAGTTATGCTACGTCGTGAATGCCTGCCTAAAGTGCAGAAGCTGCTTGGATCCAACTTGCGGAGACTGGCCAATGCTCAGCACAGTGAATGTCAATCTGGCGACAGCTCTGTATCTACTTGTGCTTCCGgtaaagaaaagaagaaaatcGAGTCTATAATTTGAGTATGGGAGAACAGCAAACAACGACAGAGAAAGACTCTGGACTGAGAAACTCCCAAGAATGAGTAACATTCCATGATGAGTGAAACTGAGATTAGAACTATTGCAAGGGAAATTATAGTCCATGCGTCGTGCGTCTTGCTTCAAACAGAGCTTCTTCAAAGTCGCAAACAAGGAGTAGATTAATGTGATGCATAGAAGATCGAAAGACAGACAAATAAGAGGAGGAAGTAAGCAAACGGGCTCGCTAGCACAGGCGGTTCAATATTTTACGATTCCCACGTCACTTGGTCAACAAATTCTAGCATCCACCTTGGACCACGTTAGAGAAAGAGTTCTGTAATGAATTTGTCGATAGTCTTTGGCTTTGTTGAAATTAGGGACTGTGTAACCATCTCCGCTGGCTACTCGAAAGAAGCCCTATCTATGTCTGGTTACAATACGCAGTAGATGCTTTCTAGCACGAAACCTGTTCTGTGGTTCGGATTGGACGATCGCCAATATCGTAGGTTGTGTTTTCAGCATATTAACATACAATTCTGGAATTGTAACTCTATTCAACACAAAAAGGCAAGAAATCGGTCCGAAGTCATTTGGTCGCTGATTCGAAGTCTCAACCGAAGTTGACCTCAAGCCTCAGTTGGATTTGCAGTGTCAGCCGTTTAATCTAATGAAGCCTAAGCCATTTGAACATCGAATCCATCAGTATCTCAAAGGTTCCCTGGATCTTGTTGGGTCGACACGTTTCTCCGTATGATGTGACTACAGTGAACTTCCCAGCCGCACCCCCAGATCGGATTGCGGCACAGAAGAATCTTTTACAAGTGGTTCAAACATCCCGAAGGAAGTCATCTTCGCCCTCGACCATAGCTTCTCATGACACGATTCTCCTATCAGCCAAGGTCCACTCACGCACTGGCTTACTCTCAGTATCAGGCTTCAAGTAGATCTTGAAGAAGCCTATACCAAACACCAACCCCTATTCGGTATTGAAACATTGCAATTATGCACTTCATGTCGATATCTTTTCCATTTCCGGCACTACCCCTCGTAAGACAAACAGCTGACGTACTCTTCCCCGCTTCGGATCCGTTGCAAACACCACTGTGCCTCCGGTGGGAaccctgctcgacgatgcggaGCATTCGCTGCCTAGTGACTTCCTGCAGAATCTGAAGTGGGACCGAACAGGCAGTAGAAGACGGTTCCCCGCATCCGCGTAGGGGTTTTCTGGAGTTGACATGGGAGATGGTTGGCGTCCATGTTACTCGGAACGAGTTTGCTGTGTTGCGTGGCCATGATAACACCTTGCCAGCCAAGCATGTGAAAGTAGGGATGGCTCGAGCATGCAGCTCCAGCTTAGAAGATATCATGGCACAAAACTGGGCGTCTCCTTTTTAGCCGGTGAACGAAGAAGCGCACAAAGAGACCCGGTTTTCAACACCAAACATATCAACTACATGAATCTACTCTAGCTTGAGAGAGCCATCACGCATTTTTTTCAGAGAAGGATTCGATGCGGGCCCGCCCTAGCGCGCCGCCCACTGAGCGGTGAGGATGCACACGTATGACAGCCCAAGGACCAAAGGCAGCCGGCTCCTCAGGCGGTTATTGTCCTAGACTCGGAGCTGAAAGAGACTAAACCAAGTCTCGAGCGCAGACTTGTGCTCGCACTGGGCGGTGGTCAATGGTGCTCAGCACCACACCGCTCCAGCCGCCGGGCACATGATCCACCCACACTTTAGCGTGAAGCGGACATCGCCGCTCAATGACCCATATCAGCCCTGTCagccgacgaagaagaatCCGCTGGGACAAGTTTGGCAGATGAACGCAAGGATCCCCGAAGTGCGCCAAAGGGAAGGCATCCGCTAACTTGGTGTCTCTGCCTTGTTCTGAATGTATGGTGTGCCGCACGAACAAAGTTGCACCAGCCTGGGAAAATCCCACGCACTCCTAGTCCGTTGAAATCCGGAAGTTTTCTCCGAGGCATCTTGCTGGACCAAAATCTCAGGTCCCCGGTCCATCTGGGAGCCTCAGTGAGTGCTTCGGTGGGAGCTTCGGTTCGTATGAAGAGCTGAACCGTTTCGAGTTCGTGCGACTGTGGCACTCGGCACAACGTTCCAGATGCCGATCGAGCAGGCGTCTTTGGCGGCGGGACTCCGCCCATACAAAGAAAGCACCTCGGGTTCATGTTGTGAAATCACGCCCGCTGTAGAACGTCGTGCATGACCGTGTGACCCGTGGGATGCTGCGCAGGAGGCCATGATTGTCCGAGTCCGCTGATGAGCACCGTGATACAAGCTCATATATCTGGCATCAGCCTAGAGTAAGCAATGTTCAACGTTATTGGCGATGCTTAAGTTTTGAGGCAACTAGAAATGAAGTTCACATCTTGGTGTCGATGGTACTATGTAAATAGTCTCACCCTGGATTCCAACCATCCAAGACTCCATGAAGGCATGGAAGGATTCTTCAGGTGTTGATCATGAGGGTGAGAGGGCTTTCTAGCTGGCTAGTCCGCATATACCCTTTCCTCTGCACCGGAGAAAAGTGGCACCTTCTGAGCACACCTTTATGAACCACACATCTACAAATTCCATTACATCTTGGTGAGTATCGAATCATGTACGAGGTAGGCTGTTACCTTGTAGGTCTATGCCGCGTTTTCGCAACGCCGGTGCCATTATGAGTCCATTCCAAATGCCGCATAACGGATCGTTGGTATTTCAAAGGGTATGTTGGAATTGCCCAAGTACGCTCAGCAGATATTGAAGGGCCTACAAGGATCGACCCGTTCACGGGCTTGGGACAGGTTGCCCAATGATACTGAGGTAGATATGACATGTCAGCCCAATGGTCTCCATCAAGGCGGCCGCGCATGCTGAAACTCCAAGAAGGGTTCGACTATGCAGTAGCCCCCAGATTAGTCAACCTATCCCAGAATAGCACGCCAGAAAGCCCCATGTTCTAGGAACCGAATGGCCGGGGAAGCATCCCGCGATTCCAGGGCGAAAACGACGTCTGCAAGACGCTGGCAGACGGCTGTGGATGATTCGACTCGATCGTCTCAAGCTGCGGATTGAATGGGTCTTGGCGCCCAAGAAAAGAATCGATAAAATGGATTAGATCGATATATTAGCTCCAGTGGGTGGGCAGGTGTGTACGTGTCATACTCTGCCCACATAAGCCAGCTGTGCAGCCCTACTATGCAGCCCCAGTCACGCTTCATGACCCGTGACCAGATGACTGATATCGTTGTAGAAGCGTGTCCAAACAGCAGTATGCCACGAAGCCGAAGGAGAGCCTCATCAACGGTTGAAGGGGGGGCTCAACGAGCTCGTCACATCCAAGGGAATAGAGGCAACCAAACCAGGCGGGAACGGGCTGACAGCGCGGGAATGGAATGAAGCCTGACTGGAGAATGAACGACAGAGGCTGAAACAAGGCAGGCGGCCCGGCTACGGGCCTTGAAGACTCCAAACAAAGAAAACTTGCTGTCCGACTTCGTGTCAAGTTGTTTGTGTTGGGTGCTTTCAGTGGCGCCTTGGGAAAGTTGGCAGATTGGAATTTCGAAGTGCCAACGCAGATGGATATCGCAGctggacgacaagaagacaCCGAAAGTGACCTTTTGAAACCTTGATTCGTTGTGGGTTCTCGCCCTTTGTCATATGGAAAAGATTGATCTGCCCGAAGATCATTGAGGAGTCCATACAACTGGGCACTGGATGTGCGGTGGTACAATTCAGCCGGTGAAGTCGTGTGCGACGAAGGCAGATCAGGACACCAGGACCCGAGCCGATTTGAACCTTGTGCCGAGACCTGCGCTGCGTGAATCCCTGGCCGGGGCTTGATTCCTGTTTGATGGATTCCCCGAGACTGACATCAGTGTGGCGCGATCTTGTTGTAGCTGCATTGCTTGTGCATGCAAACGCCCGCCATCGTTGCACGATACAGTTGGGAGCTTTGAGACCGGTCTGCTCACTGCCCGCTTCAACAGTGAGGTCGAAACCAAGCATGAGGCATCTTCTGTAACTCCCCGTTGATGCCTGATATGCATCGAAGCGCCATTTCACATATGGAGACCAATTCGTGGGCCCCCAAGCCATTGAAGCGTTTGTGTCAAAGTATAGATCGGAGACAAGCTTGACCGCAAGCAAACACCTTGATGAGAAAAGAGACGCGAGTTGGCGCGCCATAAGGCTGGCGGTAGCAACAAAGCTACGGCGCCCGCAACCTAGGCACCTTAGACGGCCACATCCAGGGGTATTCAAAGACCCCAATCTGCTTTGGCCCCCAACTGTGGTATGCCAATCGAGGCAAACGAGGCTCAGCGTGGGAATGGAGGCAAACAGCAATCGACTCCTGGAGGATGAATGGGAAGTTGCCTACTTCTCTCAATGGGTAGCAATGGGGTAAGGGTTGTTATTGAGGAATGCCTGCGTCTCGCCCTTCGATGGAAGGATTTGACAGAAACGGGCGAACCTGCCCTGCAAGCAAGGCTGCCCAATCATGAAGGAAAATGCAACCGAACCAGGAGCAAGGCGACGAGAGGTTGTATTATGGTAATTTCAATAGAACCAACTCGGTGGCTAGTTTGGGAAGGCTGAATCACCAAAGTTGTTCCAGCATGTTGTTGCCAATGGTATGCCTTGCGCAAAGTGACCCAGGCGACCAGGCGCTTCGATGGATCATCAAGCAAGCCGAGACACCTCCACCCAAGGGTCTCTTCCAAAGCAGGAGAAGAATGCAAGGAGAACGGCGGGGGCGTCGTCGGTATTGCCTCTTCAAGGGGGGAATAATGCTGCTGCCTGGCCCCCCCGCACACGTTTTGAACAAACAATAccctgccgccggcggccgaaAGCGGCCGACAGCCGCTTCAGTGACCGAGCCTGTCTTTGCTTTTTGGGTCATCGCCATTACCATTATGGCCCAAGCGAATACGAAGTGTTTTCTTTCTGCCTCGTACATGTCGCGAAAAGGCGCGACGACCCGGATGCCTTCCCGGGAATTTGATGTAGCAAAGTTGCCGGAAGGCCgcaggagggcggcgaagaaggacggATTTCTTTGAGGAATTTGGCGGTCCATCACTGCCGCTCGGCGTCTGGGATCCCGCAAGGTCGATTGTCGACAAGGCTAGGCAGTCTTTAAAGGGTCGACCGAATGCAGCAAGATGCTTGTGAGCTATACAGGGGGGTGGTGAGCTTTCCGGTTATGATACCCCTTGCTGGCGCTCAGTACTTTGCAGACGAGGGATGGAAAGCCCATCCCGCATGTCTCGGCTCTCTCTgacgcccccctcctcccccctcgaACGGGTGACAATGGGCAGTTTCGTTGCCCTGGAGACCCACAAGGTCAACGGAGAGGTGAGGATGAATGAGAGAAGGCTGCTTATTTATATCGAGTTTATGGAccaggtggcggcggggtgACGAAGATACGTCTGCGGATGTTTTGTTCCTGTCGTGTGAATTATTGGTCAATGGCAAAATACTTCGCGAAGGCGACCGACGGTCGTCGTGGTTCGCGTGGTCCATGCGGTCGGTTAAGTTGGTTGCCTCACCGGCTATTTGTGGGGCCTATGTTCTGGAAGTGGCTTCATTTTTCGATCATTCATGATGCGCTACATAACCGTGAGCTGATCGTGTGCTGAAAGCTAGAGCCGCGAACTACACGGGCCCATCATCGAACGACTGGTGTTTGCAAGTGTATGGAACGTGAACGCTCTTAACTCCATGCTTTGGTCGGTGCTAGGTGGGGGAAAAGAAGACGAATACCTTCGAGTTTCGGTTCTGTCTGATTTAATTGCCCAAAGCACTCTTGGCTAATCACTCACAGTTCGAGACCCGAGCGGCCGCAAGGGTGATACGTAGCCTGTTCACTTTGATGGATCGCTGGGTCCTGGATTCGGAGACTCGCAGTTGAGAGCCTTGATATCTTAAGTGGAACGTTGGGCGCCCCACGGATTACGAGTTCCAGTTCGGCACCAAAAGGTTGAGCAGAGGTGCAGTGCTAAGCAGTTACCACGGACATGCAAACCATGGCAATACTCGCAAGTTAAACACGTCGAGATCGCAGCCTAATATTGTTGCTGAACAATATCGTAGAAACATCCACGCCTCGTGATGGCAGTGAGCAGCAACCTGTACTGGACTTCCTTGCCACTCTAGAAACGTATCCATCATCTGCCTCGAGGGCATAAATTGCAAGCGGTTTCCCTGGAGATCACATGTGAAATTTCTCAAAAACCCATAGTTAGGTGCGACAAAAAAAAACTTGATTTCGTCGCACGACCAAGACCTGGAAACCTGCGTCTTCCACTGAAGACAACGGCCACTAGCACAGGGTGACCACCCCCATGCTCTTGACACTTGCCTCAGGCCCTTTCCTACAGCCACGGTCCACCCACTTCGAGAATAGGCAGCACAGCCTTCGCTACCAGGTGGGTGTGCCTGTGATCGTTTGTGAATTTCTGCCGCGTGTGGTACAAGTTTCTCACGATGAACAGGCGCCTGCCAGAGGTTCAGGGTATGCTTGCCAGTCACTTCGCTTGAACGACCGCACTCGTGACCACGGGGGCTTCCCAAACCCTCGGTGGATCAACGACGGCCTCATATGACACCCACAAACCACTGCTGCCTGCTGATTTCGACATCTATCCTCCCTTGGAAAGGCGTCGCGTTTTGCCGCTGAGCATCGTCGCCTTGGCCAATCTGCAGACCCAGACACTGGTCTGACGGTCCAACACTTCCCCATGTCCTTGGTGCCTACTTCACGCCATGCGCCCCCCGCCCAGCTGAAGCTTGGACTCTGGAGGCAACATCCCGAAGCTATACGAGGTGACGGTGAGATATGAGTGACTCCTTGCAAGTGGGAGCTCTCCCCTCTTATTTGCGGAGGAACGACAGTCTCAGCGCGAGACAATTCTGGCGGGCCGAATAGAACGAGGCGTTCGAGAGGCCCGGGAACCGAAGATAGGCGTTGGGTGGGTTGAGTCCGAGGGCAGGAACTGGAGACACCAAAGGCTAGACTCGGATGAATTCTTCGTCTGTCGTAATGAATCGATTGCTAATAGCTGGCTACCTTGGACGTTAGTGGTCGTGGAAAGCTTTCAGCTGTGTTGCCAGTCGTCGTGTAGTTCTGGCTAGGCAGTTCTTCCTCAGCTGAGCCCCATTCGTATGCATACACGACGTCGCCTCAAGCTGAATAATCTGCGGGAGAGAATTTCGGGGATCTTGGTAATGTCTGTGGTTGGAAGCCTCCGATATGTCAGCTCCCCAATGGTTCGTTGCTCATGATGCATACACTTCGGCAAGTCCGGGATATGTGGGTTTCGCCCCTAGATTGCTGTGGCTGTGTCGCTGGCTAGGCCAGGGCTGGATGTGGCGAGATCGAGGTCGGCATGCTGCCTGTTGCAAAGATTTTGGACATGGCAAAGCTGCAGTCCGTCGTCGCCTGGTGCAAACAGCGAGAGGTCGCCGCTGCGCTGGGGCTTCGATCGGGACAcaatggtggtggtgacgttaggaggtggtggcgggTCCATCGCTGGTGCGGCGCGCTAATTAGAGCCTGTTGTCAGAGCTCGGTGCGATGCTGGTGTAAGAAGTGAGAAGGAAGTCAGACGGAGTGAACGCGCGCGTCTTTTCCAAGGATGCAAATCAAATTATCCTTTGCAAGAGGAAGGATAGAAAGGATGGGAGGGAAACTGCTTAGAATTCCCTAGGATGGCAGGCTGACACGTATGGAAGCGTTCCTCCAGGTTGTCGAAATTGACAGGAGAGGGagagtcagtcagtcagtcggtcaTCATTCCCTCAGAGATGGAATGTTGCCAATTTTAACCATAGAAATAAGGGATGGCGCTGTCGTCTGACTTCAGAGCCGCAGATGAGGGGGCATTGATTGATGCAGAAATAAAGCAGGCTTAGAGCTGCGAGACATGGAATATTCAATCACACCGAACGAACATAATTGGGAAGCCTCGTCGTGGTTGGCATGCGAACTGCGATACGAATATGCACTTGCATTTTGCATCGGGCACGTATGAAGCCGTCACGAGCACGGAATGAAAACTAATCGAAGTACAACAGTTCTAGAAATGCAACATTTATCCAGACGAGGTCGTGTCAAAAGTGCAATGTACGGCACTTTTCAAGACCTCGGACAACGCCGCCTCGCTGTAAATAACCCCGAGCCTGAGCCTCTGTCAGGGCAGAAAGCACAGCAATTGATCGATGGGTTTGAATCCATACAACCGACGTCGTTTGACAATATCCGCCAAAGATCCTCTGTGTATGCGAACTGCATCTAACATAAAAGATGGTAAGAGACGAAAAGAGCACGAATGGAcgaggaaatcgaggcgtTGCAGACGGGAACAGGAGAAGCTTTTGTACTGCTGGATAACCTTGAaatgaagaggaagaaaaagagatACTtgggtgggggggaggagctTGCCGCGACACTGGGTTAGTCCGCCATGCGAACCAGTTAGTTGCCTTAATGGGCCGCGCACTACTGTAGACTGTTGAGCCGCATTGCTCACCGGGCCAGCTCTCCCCACCATCAGCTTCAACCCTATATACCATCTCGACATCGGCCGGATGTGATGATAATACCAACGAGGAGTCGCCATCAACAGTTTCATTTCAGACTCAACCCCAAGCCGACATTGCGTTACCTCCACATTCGTTCCCATGTCCTGCTCTTTCAACCAGCAAAGTAGGCAATACCCACGGTCTACTGGAGATGAGTCAACACCCGGAACCCGCCACAGCCCTCACCAAAGGCTTTACCAACCATCTTCGCGCGCGAGAGCAGGAGCGGCGGCGAAAGACGTGGACCAAATGTCCCATTTGTGGCGATGAGTTACGAGCAGAGTCACGGGACGACGTCCAGCAGCATTACAAGGACAACCACGCCGCTGGGCAAGATAGTAATCCGCCTCCGACCGCGCAGAATCTCTCTGATCAGATAGACGAGGTTTGGAAGTCGTAAGCACATCAGCCGAATGCACCCCTACTTGACGCGAGGCTGAGATCTATTTCCCAGGATTCGATCAcgtccaccgccgccacgagCCGACCAACCACCGTCATCCGATCCAATCCCATCGGTAACGCCGTCCAGCGTCGACCCTGGCCCCAGTACCCCGACCCCGGAGCCCGAAAGACAACGAACACTGAATCAACAGTCTTCTTCAAAGACACCTTATAGAAATAACAAAGACGAGAGGATGGTCGCCCCGAAGCGGAGCCGTGCGCGGGAGTCGAACCATCACACTGCGCGTTCTACCGATAACGAATTCCGAAGGGAGCCTACCCAGCAGAAGGGGAAGCTGTGGACCCCCACCGACGACAACCCGCTTACTCGACGTGCCGATGCGAAACGGCCCGGAGATGCCTCCGACTCCCCTCGGGCTCCGGCCTCGGTACGGTCCTTCGAACCCCGGTCCTCGGAGCCGGACAACACGGAAGTGATGATCAAGGAACCCGAGACACGACCTATCAGCCAAGAGCAGCTTGTCGCTGAAGTCAAGGGCATCTACGCAGGCCTTGTTATGGTCGAGTCCAAGTGTATCGAGGTGGATAACTCGCAAAGCTCAAACAAAGAAACCAACCCCAAACTCAACAACGAACAATGGCAGGCATTAATCGCTTTACATCGGACTCTTCTTCATGAACATCATGATTTTTTCCTGGCATCACAGCATCCATCTGCGAGCCCAGCCCTGCGGCGTTTGGCAAGCAAGTATGCAATGCCGGCCAGGATGTGGCGTCATGGAATACACTCGTTTTTAGAACTGCTTCGACACTGGTTGCCAGCATCTCTTGAACATATGCTTGCGTTCATATATCTGGCTTACTCCATGATGGCACTGCTCTATGAAACTGTCCCTACCTTTGAGGATACTTGGATTGAGTGTCTGGGTGATCTTGGACGCTACAGGTATGCGGCATCTCGCCAGAATTTAACACGTGCTTCTTTTCTTGAGCTCTTAGTAACTTGTCTTGTGATTAGGATGGCGATAGAAGATGACGATCTAAAAGATCGCGAGGTCTGGACATCCGTGAGCCGTCACTGGTACTCCAAGGCGAGTGATAAAGCTCCTACTACTGGTCGGCTGTACCATCATCTTGCGATTCTTGCGCGCCCGAACGGCCTGCAGCAGCTGTTTTACTACTCAAAGTCGCTTTGCGTGCCTGTGCCGTTTCTCTCAGCACGGGAGTCCATCATGACACTCTTCGACCCGCATTTGAATGGCTCTCCAACGAGATTGCAAGAGATTGACGCCGCTTTCGTCCGCGCTCACGGCATTCTGTTCTCCGGGAAGAACATGGATCAGTTGGCGCCGTCTGTGAGCGAGTTTATCGATCACTTGGACAACCACATTGCACGCAACACGAAGCGGTGGCTGGATAGCGGCTACTacatcggcatcgccctTTCGTGCGCCATTCTCGAGTACGGCAGCGAGTCGAACTCTGTGATGAGAGCCATCAAGACGGGTCGTATAGAGGACGCTGATGTCCACATGGACGACAACGAGACTGGCGCTGCAAGCCAAAAgcagctcgacgccctcgacttCGCCTCGCGAACCCACAATGTTGTCTTCCGCCGTTTTGGCGACCCAAACGTTAGCCCCTACGTGCATGTCACCCTCTCCTTCCTCCACCACCTGTCACACTTCCCGATTGCAATGGGGTACATTGAAGAGAAGATTCCATGGAAGCTTATATCATATACGTTGAACTCACTCATGGCGAAGTGTCCGTCTGTAGACAAGATCGAATCGGAGGAGTTTCCGAGACAGGACAAGGAAGCTCCTCGTCCCTTGCCCGAGGATTTTGCGCAGCGGGGGTTGTTGTGGGTTGATAAGTACTACCCGGACGACTGGTTTACGACGGCCAagttcgacgacgacgagaagtACTTTGAAGTCGCCTCGATGGCCCAAGAGCGCCGCGAGCGGTGCCTTTGGTTGGGTTGTCGACTCGCCTCGTCTGGGAACTGGCTGACATACGACCGGGCCACGAGGGAATTCGGTGTGCCGGCGCGATTCGAGATGGATGTAGGCGAGATTGTCTCGCAGCAGagcgagggaggggaagaggatGGCGATGTGATCATTCCAGATGCGCCTGCTGCCGTTACCACTCCTACTTGAAGTTCCTGGGACACAGCATCTGAGAAACATCACTTCCGCTAtctcccttccctctctcgctctGTCGCGAGGTAATCTCGGCGTTTGGGCGAGCAGGGACTCGGGTGTTATCCGACGATGTATCTTCCATCAACAGGCCGGCACCGggtcggcgttggcgacTCACCATGTGACATCGAGATCTCCGACCCGGGGCCGGGTGTAAGGGAGAACAAGTTGGAATATTCTTCCCAAGTCGCCCTCTGGCAGATGTCCAAATCCGGAGATAGTATGTCCATGTCATGGCTTCAAGACTAGCCATATCATACCACCTCGCCAGCGTCCCAGCGCAAATCTTCGTACGTCGAGCTCTGCAGGGAATAAGAGTAAGTCAGCAAATATCCGCATGGGTCCAAAGAAATCCAAATCCGATCAGTTGCTAACATCTCATTGCAGCCAGCGGCGCTCCAACAGTGTAGAGGTGTCAAATGGTTACTGCATTATTTCCCGTTTGATCATCGCTATTTTCTGCATATATGAAGCTATGTTTAGATGTATACTATTTAAACGCAGATCGTGTCCTTTCTAGCCAATTTGGCAGGAGAATGTATGATTGCAAAAGTCTTTGTGTTTTCGCAACTTCCATCAAAAGCGCGTTCCCTCACTTCAAGTTTCGTTTGTATGTTTGTGATTGCAGATTCAAAAAGGAGCCCTGCAATGATCTATGAAGTCACTGCAATACAATGTTGTGAAAAGAAACAACTTCATGGAGGAAATATGACTTTCTGCCACTAGGAAGGTACTATAGAAGCTGTACTAATACTGTAGAAGCTCAGTAGAGCCGGGATACGCGTACATTTGTCCATTCAAACTTCGCGATACACCCGCGAGTGAGACATCTGCCCTAGTCCCTTATAATCCACTCTAGCCAGGCGTATGGTGGAGGATAGCTTCAACAAGTGTCCCAGTTTGTCCTGTTTTGTCTTTTACCAATGGAGTAAGATGGATACGCTTCCAAGGAACAAACTTTTGTATTCTAATACAACTAATGAAGAACCAGCAGCTATGATGATGAATACCCTGGACTGTTAAACCAGTCTGTTTTCTAGAGTGCCCGGCAAAGAGCCTGCGCGTCTATAGAACAGCACT belongs to Colletotrichum higginsianum IMI 349063 chromosome 5, whole genome shotgun sequence and includes:
- a CDS encoding methyltransferase domain-containing protein, translated to MSQHPEPATALTKGFTNHLRAREQERRRKTWTKCPICGDELRAESRDDVQQHYKDNHAAGQDSNPPPTAQNLSDQIDEVWKSIRSRPPPPRADQPPSSDPIPSVTPSSVDPGPSTPTPEPERQRTLNQQSSSKTPYRNNKDERMVAPKRSRARESNHHTARSTDNEFRREPTQQKGKLWTPTDDNPLTRRADAKRPGDASDSPRAPASVRSFEPRSSEPDNTEVMIKEPETRPISQEQLVAEVKGIYAGLVMVESKCIEVDNSQSSNKETNPKLNNEQWQALIALHRTLLHEHHDFFLASQHPSASPALRRLASKYAMPARMWRHGIHSFLELLRHWLPASLEHMLAFIYLAYSMMALLYETVPTFEDTWIECLGDLGRYRMAIEDDDLKDREVWTSVSRHWYSKASDKAPTTGRLYHHLAILARPNGLQQLFYYSKSLCVPVPFLSARESIMTLFDPHLNGSPTRLQEIDAAFVRAHGILFSGKNMDQLAPSVSEFIDHLDNHIARNTKRWLDSGYYIGIALSCAILEYGSESNSVMRAIKTGRIEDADVHMDDNETGAASQKQLDALDFASRTHNVVFRRFGDPNVSPYVHVTLSFLHHLSHFPIAMGYIEEKIPWKLISYTLNSLMAKCPSVDKIESEEFPRQDKEAPRPLPEDFAQRGLLWVDKYYPDDWFTTAKFDDDEKYFEVASMAQERRERCLWLGCRLASSGNWLTYDRATREFGVPARFEMDVGEIVSQQSEGGEEDGDVIIPDAPAAVTTPT